In a genomic window of Leifsonia xyli subsp. cynodontis DSM 46306:
- a CDS encoding MarR family winged helix-turn-helix transcriptional regulator — protein MAETRDGIPRDDVDRIVDAWLRERSDLDFSPLQVLSRVARLSRHLDRARRSAFERSDLDSWEFDVLSALRRAGSPYQLSPKALLRETLVSSGTMTNRIDRLAERGLVERRTDPNDGRGILAQMTAQGLARVDAAIARLVGAEAELLKGLSGGEQERLAGLLRKLSLGFNTEA, from the coding sequence ATGGCGGAGACACGAGACGGAATCCCGCGCGATGACGTCGATCGCATTGTCGACGCCTGGCTGCGCGAGCGCAGCGACCTCGATTTCTCCCCGCTGCAAGTCCTCAGCCGCGTCGCCCGCCTCTCCCGGCATCTCGACCGGGCCCGCCGGAGCGCGTTCGAGCGCTCGGACCTCGACTCCTGGGAGTTCGACGTGCTCTCCGCCCTCCGCCGCGCCGGCTCGCCCTACCAGTTGAGCCCGAAGGCGCTGCTGCGGGAGACGCTGGTCTCCAGCGGCACCATGACCAACCGCATCGACCGGCTGGCCGAGCGCGGGCTGGTCGAGCGCCGCACCGACCCGAACGACGGGCGCGGCATCCTGGCGCAGATGACGGCGCAAGGACTGGCGCGGGTGGACGCGGCGATCGCCCGGCTGGTGGGTGCGGAGGCCGAGCTGCTGAAAGGGCTGTCGGGGGGGGAGCAAGAGCGGTTGGCGGGGCTGCTGCGGAAGCTGAGCCTGGGATTCAACACGGAGGCGTGA
- a CDS encoding ABC-F family ATP-binding cassette domain-containing protein: MAHLLGAESLHLEFPTRVVFDSVSLGVDEGDRIGIVGRNGDGKSSLLGMLSGRIPPDSGRVTVRGGVRIGVLDQADALADDETIGHAVVGDAPEHEWAGDARVREVIAGLLGDLPWEARLGSLSGGQRRRVALARLLTGDWDVLALDEPTNHLDVEAIAWLAEHLKRRWTATAGGLLVVTHDRWFLDEVCTARWEVHDRIVEPFEGGYAAYILQRVERDRQAAAIEARRQNIARKELAWLRRGAPARTSKPKFRIDAANALIADVPELRDRVSLQSLAVSRLGKDVVDILEASAGYGDREILHGVEWRIAPGERTGILGVNGAGKSTLLGLVAGTVEPTSGRVKRGKTVRVATLTQRMDELDQHRDDPVRVVVSGLRTSYTLGSGSKAQELTPGQLLERMGFASAQLSTPVKDLSGGQQRRLQLLLILLDQPNVLILDEPTNDLDTDMLAAMEDLLDSWAGTLIVVSHDRYFLERVTDQQFAILDRRLRHLPGGVDEYLRLRKDQRRRDAARASEPARGSGPAAAAATAAPALSGGELRAAQKELAAIERRLAKLTGRIDAKRTALAEHDPSDYVGLGEEMTAIGELEREAEQLEERWLELSEQV; the protein is encoded by the coding sequence ATGGCGCATCTTCTGGGGGCGGAGTCCCTGCATCTTGAGTTTCCCACCCGCGTTGTCTTCGACTCGGTTTCGCTCGGGGTCGACGAGGGCGACCGTATCGGCATCGTCGGCCGCAACGGCGATGGAAAGTCGAGCCTTCTCGGGATGCTGTCGGGCCGCATCCCGCCAGACTCCGGCCGGGTGACGGTGCGCGGCGGTGTCCGGATCGGCGTGCTCGACCAGGCGGATGCGCTCGCGGACGACGAGACGATCGGGCACGCCGTGGTCGGCGACGCGCCCGAGCACGAGTGGGCAGGCGACGCCCGGGTGCGGGAAGTGATCGCCGGCCTGCTCGGCGACCTGCCGTGGGAGGCGCGGCTGGGCAGCCTCTCCGGCGGTCAGCGCCGCCGGGTCGCCCTGGCCCGGCTGCTGACGGGTGACTGGGATGTGCTGGCCCTGGACGAGCCCACCAACCACCTCGACGTCGAGGCGATCGCCTGGCTGGCCGAGCACCTGAAGCGGCGCTGGACAGCCACCGCGGGCGGGCTGCTGGTCGTGACGCACGACCGGTGGTTCCTGGACGAGGTGTGTACGGCGAGGTGGGAGGTACACGACCGGATCGTGGAGCCGTTCGAGGGCGGCTACGCCGCCTACATTCTGCAGCGCGTCGAGCGCGACCGCCAGGCTGCGGCGATCGAGGCCCGGAGGCAGAACATCGCGCGGAAGGAGCTGGCGTGGCTGCGCCGCGGCGCTCCCGCCCGCACATCTAAGCCGAAGTTCCGCATCGACGCGGCCAACGCGCTCATCGCGGACGTCCCCGAGCTCCGCGACCGGGTCTCGCTCCAGTCGCTCGCCGTCTCCCGGCTCGGCAAAGACGTGGTCGACATCCTGGAGGCCTCGGCCGGCTACGGCGACCGCGAGATCCTGCACGGGGTGGAGTGGCGGATCGCCCCGGGCGAGCGCACCGGCATCCTGGGCGTCAACGGGGCCGGCAAGTCGACGCTGCTGGGCCTCGTGGCGGGGACGGTCGAGCCCACCTCCGGTCGCGTGAAGCGGGGCAAGACGGTCCGTGTCGCAACCCTCACGCAGCGGATGGACGAACTCGACCAGCACCGCGACGACCCGGTGCGCGTGGTCGTCTCGGGTCTGCGCACCAGCTACACCCTCGGCAGCGGCTCGAAGGCCCAGGAGCTCACCCCGGGCCAGCTGCTGGAGCGGATGGGCTTCGCCTCCGCGCAGCTCTCCACCCCGGTGAAGGACCTCTCCGGCGGACAGCAGCGCCGCCTCCAGCTCCTGCTGATCCTGCTCGACCAGCCGAACGTCCTCATCCTGGACGAGCCCACCAACGACCTCGACACCGACATGCTCGCCGCGATGGAGGATCTGCTCGACTCCTGGGCGGGGACGCTGATCGTGGTCTCGCACGACCGGTACTTCCTGGAGCGCGTGACAGACCAGCAGTTCGCGATCCTGGACCGGCGGCTGCGGCACCTGCCGGGCGGGGTGGACGAGTACCTGCGGCTGCGGAAGGACCAGCGGCGCCGGGACGCCGCGCGAGCGTCCGAGCCCGCCAGGGGCTCGGGCCCCGCAGCCGCCGCCGCGACAGCCGCCCCCGCGCTCAGCGGCGGCGAGCTGCGGGCGGCTCAGAAGGAGCTCGCCGCGATCGAACGCCGCCTCGCGAAGCTCACCGGCCGGATCGACGCGAAACGCACAGCGCTGGCCGAACACGACCCGTCGGACTACGTGGGGCTGGGCGAGGAGATGACGGCGATCGGCGAGCTGGAACGGGAGGCGGAACAGCTCGAGGAGCGGTGGCTGGAGCTGTCGGAGCAGGTATAG
- a CDS encoding ribose-phosphate diphosphokinase, whose translation MSGITATGQKRLVLISGRAHPELAQQIAACLGSELVPTDARTFANGEIYARFDESVRGSDAFVIQSHTSPINEWLMEQLIMVDALKRASAKRITVVAPFYPYARQDKKGRGREPISARLVADLFKAAGADRIMSVDLHAAQIQGFFDGPVDHLFAMPVLLEHMRRELDPSTLTVVSPDMGRVRVADIWSDKLGAPLAIIHKRRDPLVPNQVSVHEIVGDVHGRVCLLVDDLIDTGRTIVKAAEALKASGATGVVVAATHAVFSDPAVELLQSEFIDSVVVTDTLPLPGHKRWDKLTVLPIAPLLADAIEQVFTDGSVTSMFDGAA comes from the coding sequence GTGTCAGGGATCACTGCCACCGGCCAGAAACGACTCGTTCTGATCTCGGGGCGCGCCCATCCCGAACTCGCGCAGCAGATCGCCGCCTGCCTTGGCAGCGAGCTGGTCCCGACGGACGCCCGCACCTTCGCCAACGGCGAGATCTACGCGCGGTTCGACGAGAGCGTCCGCGGCTCCGACGCCTTCGTCATCCAGTCGCACACCTCCCCGATCAACGAGTGGCTCATGGAGCAGCTGATCATGGTGGACGCGCTCAAGCGCGCCTCGGCCAAGCGGATCACCGTGGTCGCCCCGTTCTATCCCTACGCCCGCCAGGACAAGAAGGGCCGCGGTCGCGAGCCGATCTCGGCCCGCCTGGTCGCCGACCTGTTCAAGGCGGCGGGCGCCGACCGCATCATGTCGGTCGACCTCCACGCCGCCCAGATCCAGGGCTTCTTCGACGGCCCCGTCGACCACCTCTTCGCCATGCCGGTGCTGCTCGAGCACATGCGCCGCGAGCTCGACCCGTCCACGCTGACCGTCGTCTCGCCCGACATGGGCCGTGTGCGCGTGGCCGACATCTGGAGCGACAAGCTGGGCGCCCCGCTCGCGATCATCCACAAGCGCCGCGATCCGCTGGTCCCGAACCAGGTCTCCGTGCATGAGATCGTCGGCGATGTACACGGCCGCGTCTGCCTGCTCGTGGACGACCTCATCGACACCGGCCGCACGATCGTCAAGGCGGCCGAGGCGCTCAAGGCCAGCGGCGCCACCGGCGTCGTCGTCGCCGCGACGCACGCTGTCTTCAGCGATCCGGCCGTCGAACTCCTCCAGTCGGAGTTCATCGACTCGGTCGTGGTCACCGACACACTGCCCCTTCCCGGGCACAAGCGCTGGGACAAGCTGACGGTCCTCCCGATCGCCCCCCTCCTCGCCGATGCGATCGAGCAGGTCTTCACCGACGGCTCGGTGACCTCGATGTTCGACGGCGCCGCGTAG
- the glmU gene encoding bifunctional UDP-N-acetylglucosamine diphosphorylase/glucosamine-1-phosphate N-acetyltransferase GlmU: MTDQNLAIVVLAAGQGTRMKSATPKLLHLLGGIPVIAHVLETARALEAAQVVAVVRHERDRLAEVIGVELPEAIIVDQDETPGTGRAVEQAVAALPADFSGDVLVVNGDVPLLDAGTLRKLIAAHRAGGSAATILSAFPAVAAGYGRIVRTSTGRLDRIVEHKDATEAERAIGEINAGIYVFGAAALRDKLAAITTDNAQGEKYITDVIGLLRESGFDVDALPVSDSWLVDGINDRAQLSEAAAKLNALTVRAWQLAGVTVQDPATTWIDVRVKLAPDVTLLPGTQLRGATAVETGATIGPDTTLLDTEVGAGATVKRTDATLAVIGAAATVGPFAYLRPGTVLGANGKIGTFVETKNAVIGAGTKLAHFNYVGDAEVGEKSNLGAGVITANYDGVNKHRTEIGSHVRAATNTVFVAPVRMGDGAYTGAGTVVRKDVPAGSLAITVAPQRNIEGWVAQKRPGTDAARAAHRTGAAEASNAAEESVE, translated from the coding sequence ATGACCGACCAGAATCTCGCCATCGTCGTGCTCGCGGCGGGGCAGGGGACGCGGATGAAGTCCGCCACGCCCAAGCTGCTGCACCTGCTGGGAGGCATCCCCGTCATCGCCCATGTGCTGGAGACCGCCCGGGCGCTGGAGGCCGCCCAGGTCGTGGCGGTCGTGCGGCACGAGCGCGACCGTCTGGCCGAGGTGATCGGCGTGGAGCTGCCCGAGGCGATCATCGTCGACCAGGATGAGACCCCCGGCACCGGGCGCGCGGTCGAGCAGGCCGTCGCGGCGCTGCCGGCGGACTTCTCCGGCGATGTGCTGGTGGTGAACGGCGATGTCCCGTTGCTGGACGCAGGAACGCTGCGCAAGCTGATCGCGGCGCACCGGGCGGGCGGCTCGGCCGCGACCATCCTGTCCGCGTTCCCGGCGGTCGCCGCCGGCTACGGCCGCATCGTGCGCACCTCCACCGGGCGCCTCGACCGGATCGTGGAGCACAAGGACGCGACCGAGGCCGAGCGCGCGATCGGCGAGATCAACGCGGGCATCTACGTGTTCGGCGCCGCGGCGCTGCGTGACAAGCTCGCGGCGATCACCACCGACAACGCGCAGGGCGAGAAGTACATCACCGATGTGATCGGGCTGCTGCGCGAGTCCGGCTTCGATGTGGATGCGCTGCCCGTCTCCGACTCGTGGCTGGTCGATGGCATCAACGACCGCGCGCAGCTCAGCGAGGCGGCGGCGAAGCTCAACGCCCTGACTGTGCGCGCCTGGCAGCTCGCCGGGGTGACCGTGCAGGACCCGGCGACCACGTGGATCGACGTGAGGGTGAAGCTGGCCCCGGACGTGACCCTCCTGCCCGGCACGCAGCTGCGCGGGGCGACCGCCGTCGAGACGGGGGCGACGATCGGCCCCGACACCACTCTGCTCGACACCGAGGTAGGCGCGGGCGCGACCGTGAAGCGCACCGACGCCACCCTCGCCGTGATCGGCGCTGCCGCGACGGTCGGACCGTTCGCGTACCTGCGCCCGGGGACCGTGCTCGGCGCGAACGGGAAGATCGGGACGTTCGTGGAGACCAAGAACGCCGTCATCGGCGCGGGCACCAAGCTCGCTCATTTCAACTACGTCGGCGACGCCGAGGTCGGGGAGAAGTCCAACCTCGGCGCGGGCGTCATCACGGCGAACTACGATGGCGTGAACAAGCACCGCACCGAGATCGGGTCGCACGTCCGGGCCGCCACGAACACGGTTTTCGTCGCGCCCGTTAGGATGGGCGACGGAGCGTACACCGGGGCCGGGACGGTGGTCCGCAAGGATGTGCCGGCGGGTTCTCTCGCCATCACTGTCGCGCCGCAACGGAACATCGAAGGCTGGGTCGCTCAGAAGCGGCCGGGCACGGACGCCGCCAGGGCCGCCCACCGGACCGGGGCCGCTGAGGCCAGCAATGCTGCGGAAGAGAGCGTAGAGTAA
- a CDS encoding glycosyltransferase, whose amino-acid sequence MKFSRLKRLPSRLRRAARFEIHAHWRRQPIALGSVLYESFSGNGMLDNPEALFRELLAAPDLRHLTHIWALSDPKQYSATVAEFAGDPRVSFVRSGSAAYYRALATSQYLINNATFPPDFSKRPGQVYLNTWHGTPLKRMGYDIENGALATANIVRNFVQADYLLAANAFMAEQMYERAYKLTGIYRGTLVEEGYPRIDRQFLDGAAREEVHRRLTASGIPLGDRKIVLYAPTWKGTSFGRPEDDLDELMAHIAQVEERIDTSRYAVLLKTHQTVHRLAAGRPELQRMLVPNEIPTNLVLGASDILISDYSSIFFDFLQTGRPILFFTPDLADYAGTRGLYFEPEEWPGPVFESARELGDAIAAIATDGDAVPAEARERYLAMQRRFTPHEDGSASKRVVDLVFRGNREGLRLRTDLDQDGREKILLYLGGMRPNGITTSALNLLNTIDHDRYDVSAFFAQSRNRAAIGKQQQIHPAVRQFPRVGGMNGAKLLHLARHLDFRRGRTARHAEDIAQNQLWDDEWYRCFGDSRFGYVVDFSGYGPFWAILLLHSPDAHRAIWLHNDLAADAHREVNGEKRMLHSLTELFSLYSQYDHLVSVSPTLSDINRASLADYAAPEKFVSALNTVDADHILESAAADLREFAVDEETGVLPDWAEALLADDGVKTFVNVGRLSPEKNQARLIRAFADVYAEDPKTRLLIVGSGPLTGELEALIVERGLAGSVFLTGMQPNPHAIMARADCFVLSSDYEGQPMVILEALVLDLPIVTVEFASAKNALPAGSGLVVPQTDAGVAAGLRAYLAGDVPANHFDGAAYNRKAVAQFYTAIGA is encoded by the coding sequence ATGAAATTCTCCCGCCTGAAACGCCTGCCCTCCCGGCTCAGGCGCGCCGCACGCTTTGAGATCCACGCGCACTGGCGGCGGCAGCCCATCGCCCTCGGCTCCGTGCTCTACGAATCCTTCTCCGGCAACGGGATGCTGGACAACCCGGAGGCGCTGTTCCGCGAGCTGCTGGCCGCGCCGGACCTGAGGCACCTGACGCACATCTGGGCCCTCTCCGATCCGAAGCAGTACAGCGCCACCGTCGCGGAGTTCGCCGGCGACCCGCGGGTCAGCTTCGTGCGCTCCGGGTCGGCGGCGTACTACCGCGCGCTCGCGACGAGCCAGTACCTCATCAACAACGCGACGTTCCCGCCGGACTTCTCCAAGCGTCCCGGCCAGGTCTACCTGAACACCTGGCACGGGACGCCGCTGAAACGAATGGGCTACGACATCGAGAATGGCGCCCTCGCCACGGCCAACATCGTCCGGAACTTCGTCCAGGCCGACTACCTCCTCGCCGCGAACGCGTTCATGGCCGAGCAGATGTACGAGAGGGCCTATAAGCTGACCGGGATCTACCGGGGGACGCTGGTCGAGGAGGGCTACCCCCGCATCGACCGGCAGTTCCTGGACGGGGCCGCCCGCGAGGAGGTGCACCGGCGTCTGACGGCGAGCGGCATCCCGCTCGGGGATCGCAAGATCGTGCTGTACGCGCCGACGTGGAAGGGCACGAGCTTCGGACGCCCGGAGGACGACCTGGACGAGCTGATGGCGCATATCGCCCAGGTCGAGGAGCGCATCGACACCAGCCGCTACGCGGTGCTGCTGAAGACCCACCAGACCGTCCACAGGCTGGCCGCTGGCCGTCCCGAGCTGCAGCGGATGCTGGTGCCGAACGAGATCCCGACCAATCTGGTCCTCGGCGCGTCCGACATCCTGATCTCCGACTACTCGTCGATCTTCTTCGACTTCCTGCAGACGGGCAGGCCCATCCTGTTCTTCACGCCCGATCTCGCCGACTACGCGGGCACGCGCGGACTCTACTTCGAGCCGGAGGAGTGGCCGGGCCCAGTGTTCGAGTCCGCTCGCGAACTGGGCGACGCGATCGCGGCGATCGCGACCGACGGGGATGCCGTCCCGGCCGAGGCGCGCGAGCGGTACCTCGCCATGCAGCGGCGGTTCACCCCCCACGAGGACGGCTCGGCCTCGAAGCGGGTGGTCGACCTCGTCTTCCGCGGCAACCGGGAGGGGCTGCGGCTGCGCACCGACCTCGACCAGGACGGCCGCGAGAAGATCCTCCTCTACCTGGGCGGGATGCGGCCGAACGGCATCACGACCTCGGCGCTGAATCTGCTCAACACCATCGACCACGACCGCTACGACGTCTCCGCGTTCTTCGCGCAGAGCCGCAACCGGGCGGCCATCGGGAAGCAGCAGCAGATCCATCCGGCCGTCCGCCAGTTCCCGCGCGTCGGCGGCATGAACGGCGCGAAGCTGCTGCATCTCGCCCGACACCTCGACTTCCGCCGCGGGCGCACGGCGCGGCACGCGGAGGACATCGCGCAGAACCAGCTGTGGGACGACGAGTGGTACCGCTGCTTCGGAGACAGCCGCTTCGGCTACGTGGTCGATTTCTCCGGCTACGGGCCGTTCTGGGCCATCCTGCTCCTGCACTCCCCCGACGCGCACCGCGCGATCTGGCTGCACAACGACCTCGCCGCCGACGCGCACCGCGAGGTAAACGGCGAGAAGCGGATGCTGCACAGCCTCACCGAGCTGTTCTCGCTGTACAGCCAGTACGACCACCTGGTCTCGGTCTCGCCCACCCTCTCGGACATCAACCGCGCCTCGCTGGCGGACTACGCCGCACCGGAGAAGTTCGTTTCGGCGCTGAACACGGTGGATGCCGATCACATCCTGGAGAGCGCGGCCGCCGACCTCCGCGAGTTCGCCGTGGACGAGGAGACCGGCGTCCTCCCGGACTGGGCGGAGGCTCTGCTCGCGGACGACGGCGTGAAGACCTTCGTCAACGTCGGACGGCTCTCGCCGGAGAAGAACCAGGCCCGCCTCATTCGGGCGTTCGCGGACGTGTACGCGGAGGACCCGAAGACACGGCTGCTGATCGTGGGCTCGGGCCCGCTCACGGGCGAGCTGGAGGCGCTCATCGTGGAGCGCGGGCTCGCCGGGTCCGTGTTCCTGACCGGGATGCAGCCCAACCCGCACGCGATCATGGCGAGGGCCGACTGCTTCGTGCTGTCGAGCGACTACGAGGGCCAGCCGATGGTGATCCTGGAAGCGCTCGTGCTCGACCTGCCGATCGTGACGGTGGAGTTCGCCTCCGCGAAGAACGCGCTGCCGGCCGGGAGCGGACTCGTGGTGCCGCAGACGGACGCGGGCGTCGCCGCCGGTCTCCGGGCCTATCTCGCCGGCGATGTCCCCGCCAACCACTTCGACGGCGCCGCCTACAACCGCAAGGCCGTCGCCCAGTTCTACACCGCCATCGGCGCCTAG